From Triticum aestivum cultivar Chinese Spring chromosome 4A, IWGSC CS RefSeq v2.1, whole genome shotgun sequence, a single genomic window includes:
- the LOC123086883 gene encoding flavin mononucleotide hydrolase 1, chloroplatic, with amino-acid sequence MVSLLPRAPYLASLGKPTSRASSSSLRLPAMSSSAPARAATAAAEPEASRPRKMPVLLFDVMDTVVRDPFYHHIPSFFQMSMKELLESKHPTSWSEFEMGLINEGQLAEKFFNDGRSFDLEGLKACMVRAYEYVDGVEDILCSLKQNNYEVHAFTNYPVWYQLIEEKLKLSKYLSWTFCSCHIGIRKPSPDFYLHAVDHLNIDPGNCIFIDDRMVNIEAALSVGMVGLHFKNAEALKNDLCSLGVELAPLVLEDETEVQ; translated from the exons ATGGTCTCCTTGCTCCCTCGCGCACCCTACCTTGCCTCCCTCGGCAAACCCACCTCCCGCGCTTCCTCCTCCTCGCTGCGACTGCCGGCCATGTCCTCCTCCGCCCCCGCCcgcgcggccacggcggcggccgAGCCGGAGGCGTCCCGCCCAAGGAAGATGCCGGTGCTCTTATTCGACGTCATGGACACCGTCGTCCGCGACCCCTTCTACCACCACATCCCCTCCTTCTTCCA AATGTCCATGAAGGAACTCCTAGAAAGCAAGCATCCAACATCATGGTCCGAATTTGAGATGGGGTTGATTAATGAG GGCCAGCTGGCCGAAAAATTCTTCAATGATGGCAGATCTTTTGATTTGGAAG GTCTGAAAGCATGCATGGTGAGAGCATACGAGTATGTTGACGGTGTTGAAGATATTCTTTGCAGTTTAAAGCAAAACAACTATGAAGTGCATGCTTTTACAAATTATCCAGTGTG GTACCAGTTGATTGAGGAAAAGTTAAAGCTGTCGAAGTATTTGTCATGGACATTCTGTTCTTGTCACATCG GAATACGCAAACCTTCACCAGATTTTTACCTTCATGCCGTGGATCATCTCAATATCGATCCAGGAAACTGCATTTTCATTGATGACAG GATGGTAAACATTGAAGCGGCCCTTAGTGTAGGAATGGTCGGTTTGCATTTTAAAAATGCTGAGGCCCTAAAGAATGATTTGTGCTCACTGGGAGTTGAATTGGCACCTCTTGTGCTTGAAGATGAAACTGAAGTTCAGTAA